TTTCCAGACTCTGATGAATGTATTGACTCGTCTTAAAATAGGAGCCACTTACACGACACACAAAGCATCAAACATGTTTACTGGGTTCGTATAGATGTTATATAACCCTTAAGTAAGATGGACAGCCTcaagcacaacacacacaaagacacatctATGgaatttttcagacttattcTACACATGCACGTTAGCTGtgattgtgaaataaacacgtCCGGTATACACATAACCCTGAAAAAAGGGGAAATAGGTCAACCAGTCAGTGTAAAGTTCCTGGTTGTACTCATCATATTGCACTCTCAGCGCTGAATGAGCAAGGTTGTCCTCGTTCTCCTCGGCTGGACGCAGTCAGAGACCTGCCATCATTGGATTTTGGCTCAGCCTGTCCACAGTGGCTGTCCTGCTCACCAGTAGCAATCCCTCTCTTAGAGGGCAAAGCCCCGGCAGCATATTTGGTTTCTGACATCACCGCGGCTTTGCGGCAGCAGCTTCTCAGCCCCTTGCGGAAGCGTATGGCGAACAGGCCGTAGATGATGGGATCCAGGCAGGTGTTGAAAAGCCCAAAGATGAACAGGATGTGGGTGAGGGAGTGGGAGACCTTCCCCTCCAGGTCGTCTGGAAAGAACCAGTACCACAAACCCAGCAGGTAGTACGGAGTCCAGCAGACTATGAAGCAGATCACTATGACGATGCTCATTTTCAGAGTTCTCATTCGAGCTTTGGGGATGTTGTTCATTGAGCAACGGAGATGTGGCTCGTCCGAGGACactggaggaaagagagacagatattAATGGAAAGATGGGATGTGTGAGCATGAAACAATTTCCTGACCCACTCATGTATGTTCTGACCAACCCAACAGCAGAATCAGCTGTGAACTTACAGCCCCTCTTTGTCATCCGTTTGGAGATCTGGATGAAGATCCTGGTGTAGCAGATGATCATGATGACCAGCGGCAGCAGGAAGAGGCAGGAGAAGGTGAACATGTTGTAGGCTGTTTCCTGCCAGTGAGTGACAAAGCTCCCTCTAGTGGTGCACTGGGTAAAGTTGGCTGGGTATGTGATGGTCACATTATGGAAAATGAACAtctgtggaataaaaaaaaaaaaaaagaacacattaTAGGATAGCATTTTGCTGGCAGCAGCTGCCATGCAATATTTAATTTGCCCTGTTTGATTAGCAGAGAAAGATTAAAGCATCATGTAATACTGGTGTCTCGTGGTTTAAACAAATAGCCcagtatgtatattatattttctaCATGTATTGTTACTGTCAACTGAATTATTTGAATTATTGAAGAGATcctattcattttatttatttatttattattttccttttgttgaagtattttctttactttttcttctttcttttttggatGTTATATTGTCATGTCATCAAATTGTcttgtttgttatgtgtatttTGCCTgtattaacttatttatttttttaaatagcccATTATCCCTAGGAATAACATTCATGTAGGTCAAATGCCAGTGTTTAATGGAAATTAgtaattatatattgtattatgatATTGCTAATTCTATCCAACCAAAAGTCCAAAagccaaagatattcagtctaTCTTATATGACAAAAAAGCATTTAAATCAGCAGTGAATGTTTAGTATTTTTGGTGGAACATTTtcttaaaacattaaattaatagGCAAAATAATTTCAGATTAATTTGCAGTCATTCCCGCTGTAATCTCATTGTATTTGTGTGGTATTTCTGTGAAAATACTGCCATTGGATGTACTCGAGTCTTATGCAGAATCGTACAACAGTCTGTTTGGAGATTGGATTGAACCGTATCGCCGGCTTTTTCTCTCACAAGTGAAGCATCTATACTGCCAGGATTAGGGATTCCCATCCTTGTGTAACTAAACGATAGAACCACTAATCCCCAACACCGAGACCTGGTGGGTCCCCTAAATCCTGCTGCAGGTTTTCTTGCAGCAAAGCCTCTACGAATTAATGCATTTTATGTAAATGCACAGAGATATACAGAGAATGATGATATAGGAATGTAGATTTTAGTTTCCTCTAACATGTATGTTTGGGTTCCCTACAGTTTAATACCTCTATGAGAGTGAGATAATGCATGCAGATCCAATAATCTGTTGCCAGATGTAAAGACCTAGGGCCTCACTGTGGTGCTGTTTGGAGGAACACAAGAGAGAGATCAGTTCACAAACTATCCAGCTTTTCTCTGTGAACCCGTTGCTTCAGTGTTCAACTGAGCCAAACAATCACCTGTCTAGTCAAACCAGTGTCATCTGGCCTCACCTGAGGGATTGAGAACAAAGCACTC
This window of the Sebastes fasciatus isolate fSebFas1 chromosome 2, fSebFas1.pri, whole genome shotgun sequence genome carries:
- the LOC141761959 gene encoding LOW QUALITY PROTEIN: putative gonadotropin-releasing hormone II receptor (The sequence of the model RefSeq protein was modified relative to this genomic sequence to represent the inferred CDS: deleted 1 base in 1 codon) translates to MLTLGDGQKMNASSRSDPAVIMYQQSSGFDLNASCDWLTPHCNWTSVDREPPQLPTFSTAAKVRVIVTFILCGVSAFCNLAVLWAVNGHKRKSHIRVLIINLTVADLLVTFIVMPVDAAWNITVQWLARDLACRFLMFLKLQAMYSCAFVTVVISLDRQSAILNPLAISMARRRNRVMLMVAWTMSALFSIPQMFIFHNVTITYPANFTQCTTRGSFVTHWQETAYNMFTFSCLFLLPLVIMIICYTRIFIQISKRMTKRGLSSDEPHLRCSMNNIPKARMRTLKMSIVIVICFIVCWTPYYLLGLWYWFFPDDLEGKVSHSLTHILFIFGLFNTCLDPIIYGLFAIRFRKGLRSCCRKAAVMSETKYAAGALPSKRGIATGEQDSHCGQAEPKSNDGRSLTASSRGERGQPCSFSAESAI